A section of the Phacochoerus africanus isolate WHEZ1 chromosome 4, ROS_Pafr_v1, whole genome shotgun sequence genome encodes:
- the LOC125124053 gene encoding olfactory receptor 4C11-like → MQVNSSVNEFILSGLTQDVLMGKVIFATFLFLYLMTLLANFLIVMTIRYSQTLGSPMYFFLFYLSFADACFSTTTAPRLIADSISEKKVISYNECMSQIFAVHFFGCMETLVLILMSFDRYVAICKPLRYTTIMSQRVCVILVNLAWLGSCIHSSAQIFLALRLPFCGPNVIDHYFCDMQPLLKLACMDTYVINLLIVFNSGAICMMSFIMLLISYAFVLHSLSNQSAEGRKKALSTCTSHIIVIILFFVPCIFTYTRPLTLFPVDKLVAVFYTIVTPLLNPLIYTLRNAEVKNAMRKLWCNKL, encoded by the coding sequence ATGCAGGTGAACAGCAGTGTGAATGAGTTCATTCTGTCTGGATTGACGCAGGATGTACTAATGGGGAAAGTAATATTTGCGACCTTCTTGTTTCTATACCTCATGACTCTCTTGGCAAACTTCCTTATTGTGATGACCATAAGATATAGCCAGACACTTGGGagccccatgtacttcttccttttctatttatcATTTGCTGATGCCTGTTTTTCAACAACCACTGCTCCTAGATTGATAGCAGATTCCATATCTGAAAAGAAAGTCATCTCCTACAATGAATGCATGAGCCAGATCTTTGCAGTTCACTTCTTTGGGTGCATGGAGACCTTGGTGCTCATCCTTATGTCCTTTGATCGCTACGTGGCCATTTGTAAGCCCCTGCGGTACACAACCATCATGAGCCAACGTGTCTGTGTTATACTGGTGAATCTGGCCTGGCTGGGGTCTTGCATCCATTCTTCAGCACAGATTTTCTTGGCTTTGAGATTACCCTTCTGTGGCCCCAATGTTATCGATCACTATTTCTGTGATATGCAACCTTTGTTGAAACTTGCCTGCATGGATACGTATGTCATCAACCTACTCATTGTGTTTAACAGTGGGGCCATATGCATGATGAGTTTCATAATGCTGCTTATCTCCTATGCTTTTGTTTTACATTCTCTGAGTAATCAGAgtgcagaaggaagaaagaaagccctttccacctgcacctcccacattattgttatcattttattctttgtacCATGTATATTCACATATACTCGCCCTTTAACTCTATTTCCAGTGGATAAGTTGGTGGCTGTGTTTTACACTATTGTGACACCTTTGCTCAACCCTCTGATTTACACTCTGAGGAATGCAGAAGTCAAAAATGCCATGAGAAAGTTATGGTGCAACAAACTCTGA